The following proteins are encoded in a genomic region of Nicoliella spurrieriana:
- a CDS encoding Mur ligase family protein, with protein sequence MSLRSQIATLVGKSSYWFLHTFLKGGSSLPGKLTTKIDPEVLKSMGQNYDVIIITGTNGKTLTTALTVQALRQKYADVLTNPSGSNMEQGIVTTFLRAPKAKHQKPIAVLEVDEANVIKVTKYIKPKAMVFTNIFRDQMDRYGEIYTTYRKILDGAKLAPDATIITNGDAPIFNSDDLPNKRLFYGFNNHPELANHDMKAKPNTDGVLCPRCENILHYHSITYSNLGDYFCPHCGYQRPHLDFALDQITELLPTSSKFDIEGEPFQIDIGGVYNIYNALAAYSVGRIMGVKPAEIAAAFHSNEHIFGRQEVIHVGDKEVTLILVKNPVGLNQVIDMLSTDKDPFSFIGLLNANYADGIDTSWIWDGDFERLPKMNIPKLITGGERYKDITFRLKIAGVPDAIHEVQPNLEKIVAEIPKLPTKKVYILATYTAMLQIRNDFAAKGYIKRGIE encoded by the coding sequence ATGTCATTAAGAAGTCAAATTGCTACGTTAGTTGGAAAGTCTTCGTACTGGTTTTTACACACCTTTTTAAAGGGTGGTAGCTCGTTGCCAGGCAAGCTGACCACTAAGATTGACCCCGAAGTCTTAAAATCAATGGGGCAAAATTATGATGTCATCATTATTACTGGAACGAACGGAAAAACACTCACAACTGCTTTAACGGTCCAGGCCCTGCGTCAAAAATACGCAGATGTTTTGACCAATCCATCTGGATCAAACATGGAACAGGGAATCGTGACCACTTTTTTGCGGGCACCCAAGGCTAAGCATCAAAAACCGATTGCGGTATTAGAAGTGGATGAGGCTAATGTCATCAAGGTCACTAAGTACATTAAGCCCAAGGCAATGGTCTTTACTAACATCTTTCGGGACCAAATGGATCGGTATGGTGAAATCTACACCACTTACCGTAAGATTTTAGATGGTGCCAAGTTAGCCCCCGATGCGACCATCATTACCAATGGTGACGCCCCCATCTTTAATTCTGATGACCTCCCTAACAAGCGGTTATTCTATGGCTTTAACAACCATCCCGAACTTGCTAATCATGATATGAAAGCAAAGCCCAACACCGACGGAGTGCTCTGTCCACGATGCGAAAACATCCTGCACTACCATTCCATTACGTACAGTAACCTGGGTGACTACTTCTGTCCCCACTGTGGCTACCAACGGCCCCACCTTGACTTTGCGCTAGACCAAATTACCGAGTTACTCCCTACTTCATCGAAGTTCGATATCGAAGGGGAGCCCTTCCAAATCGATATTGGTGGGGTCTATAACATCTATAACGCCCTAGCTGCTTACTCGGTAGGCCGGATCATGGGAGTCAAACCAGCTGAAATTGCAGCAGCCTTCCATAGTAATGAACACATTTTTGGACGCCAAGAAGTGATTCACGTTGGTGATAAGGAGGTCACGTTGATCCTGGTCAAAAACCCAGTCGGATTGAATCAAGTGATCGACATGCTTTCAACCGACAAGGACCCCTTCTCGTTCATCGGGCTATTAAATGCTAACTACGCCGATGGAATCGATACCAGCTGGATCTGGGACGGTGACTTTGAACGCCTGCCTAAAATGAACATTCCAAAATTAATTACCGGTGGTGAGCGCTATAAGGACATCACCTTCAGACTCAAAATTGCGGGGGTTCCAGATGCAATCCACGAAGTCCAACCCAACCTTGAAAAAATCGTTGCGGAAATTCCTAAGCTGCCCACAAAAAAGGTTTATATTTTAGCCACCTACACTGCAATGCTGCAAATTCGGAATGATTTTGCAGCCAAGGGTTACATTAAAAGGGGGATTGAATAA
- a CDS encoding type 1 glutamine amidotransferase — protein sequence MAQYELRIAHLYGDLMNTYGDYGNILALKYYGQQMGVQVDSAVVSLDTDFKAADYDLAVFGGGQDFEQSIVSKDLQKKKAELIKFIEAGKPMVAICGGFQMLGNYYIDANGDKMPGIGALNHHTEQQHDNRFIGNISIKNGDNGDTYKGFENHQGVTFLGAGEKPLGQIISGYGNNGQDHTEGAIYKNVYCTYFHGPILARNGQLAKRMLLTALHNKYPEQDFSKQAALKVPESY from the coding sequence ATGGCACAATATGAATTAAGAATTGCCCATCTATATGGTGATTTAATGAATACCTATGGCGATTACGGTAACATCCTAGCACTCAAATACTACGGCCAACAAATGGGCGTGCAAGTGGACTCCGCTGTCGTTAGTTTAGACACTGATTTTAAGGCTGCGGACTATGACTTAGCAGTTTTTGGTGGTGGCCAGGATTTTGAACAATCAATCGTTTCTAAGGACCTTCAAAAAAAGAAAGCCGAATTAATTAAGTTCATCGAAGCCGGCAAACCAATGGTCGCCATTTGTGGTGGCTTTCAAATGTTAGGTAATTACTACATCGATGCTAACGGTGATAAGATGCCCGGAATTGGGGCTTTGAACCACCACACCGAGCAACAACACGATAACCGGTTTATCGGAAATATTTCGATTAAAAACGGTGATAATGGCGATACCTACAAGGGATTTGAAAACCACCAAGGGGTAACATTTTTGGGAGCAGGTGAAAAGCCATTGGGTCAAATCATCAGCGGCTATGGTAACAACGGTCAGGATCACACCGAGGGTGCAATTTACAAAAACGTTTACTGCACCTACTTCCATGGCCCCATCCTAGCTCGCAATGGCCAACTAGCTAAGCGCATGCTGTTGACCGCCCTGCACAATAAATATCCAGAACAAGACTTTAGTAAACAGGCTGCCCTTAAGGTGCCAGAATCATATTAA
- a CDS encoding serine hydrolase domain-containing protein: MEFKRTVHLIHKLITEHIVPGAAYAFYDGQQWRDDIFGNRQWVPEVTPLTKGLTYDVASLTKVVATLPVILQLIEEDRLGLDDSISQYLPEWQFPAVRVSNLLTHTSGITGYIPHRDALNHAELTAALVHQLHVGPDLNHKMVYADVNFIFLGWIAERILGQPIQQLAVQRVFQPLMMNHSTFTPRQSDCVPTVRLANGTVLQGIVDDPKARVLGSQCGSAGLFSTISDLIKFTDEMLHPTGRILSRHTVNDLYHDHTANGELGRSYGWAFDHLKHPFIWQTGYTGTAIVIDPVVHHALILLTNRIHPAAPNEAFIPRRNQIIDTFLTEN; encoded by the coding sequence ATGGAATTTAAGCGGACCGTTCATTTAATTCATAAATTAATAACCGAGCACATCGTTCCAGGAGCAGCATATGCGTTCTACGATGGCCAACAGTGGCGTGATGATATCTTTGGGAATCGGCAGTGGGTTCCGGAAGTGACGCCGTTAACAAAGGGGTTAACGTACGATGTAGCTTCTCTGACGAAGGTCGTTGCTACGCTGCCGGTGATTTTACAGCTAATTGAAGAGGATCGATTAGGGTTAGATGACTCGATTAGTCAATACTTGCCGGAGTGGCAATTTCCAGCGGTGCGAGTCAGCAACTTATTGACCCACACTTCTGGGATTACGGGATATATTCCGCATCGGGATGCTTTGAACCACGCTGAATTAACGGCTGCACTAGTGCACCAACTACACGTGGGCCCCGATTTAAACCATAAAATGGTGTATGCTGACGTGAATTTCATCTTTTTGGGATGGATTGCTGAACGGATTTTGGGGCAACCAATTCAGCAACTAGCGGTACAGCGGGTCTTTCAACCGTTGATGATGAACCATTCCACGTTTACACCGCGGCAAAGTGATTGTGTACCGACCGTTCGGTTGGCAAATGGGACGGTGTTACAGGGGATTGTTGATGACCCCAAAGCCCGGGTGTTAGGGAGTCAATGTGGATCAGCCGGGTTATTTTCCACCATCAGTGATTTAATTAAATTTACCGATGAAATGTTGCATCCGACCGGTCGAATACTAAGTCGCCACACCGTTAACGACTTATATCATGATCATACTGCTAACGGTGAACTAGGACGTTCGTATGGGTGGGCGTTCGACCACCTCAAGCATCCATTTATCTGGCAAACCGGTTATACCGGAACTGCGATTGTGATTGACCCCGTCGTTCACCACGCGCTCATTTTACTAACGAATCGGATCCACCCCGCTGCACCGAACGAGGCGTTTATTCCACGTCGTAATCAAATTATTGATACCTTTTTAACTGAGAACTAA